One window from the genome of Pedobacter schmidteae encodes:
- a CDS encoding 4a-hydroxytetrahydrobiopterin dehydratase: MEKMQQKQWEEKDKKLYKAVIFKDFQEAFTFMVRVAFLAEKQNHHPKWTNEWNKVELWLSTHDAGDVVTEKDRELAKAIDQLLGHT, translated from the coding sequence ATGGAAAAGATGCAGCAAAAGCAATGGGAAGAAAAAGATAAAAAGCTATACAAAGCTGTCATCTTTAAAGATTTTCAGGAAGCATTTACGTTTATGGTGCGGGTAGCCTTTTTGGCCGAAAAACAGAACCACCATCCCAAATGGACCAATGAATGGAATAAAGTAGAACTCTGGTTGTCTACCCACGACGCCGGCGATGTGGTTACTGAAAAAGACAGGGAGCTGGCCAAAGCAATTGATCAGCTGCTGGGGCATACATAG
- a CDS encoding DUF1579 domain-containing protein has protein sequence MKKLTLSVMALLMLAVTCQVQAQDDAMMKAWQTYMTPGDAHKMMAKDNGKWNADVTMWMAPDSPPTKSKAVCENSMIFGGRYQKSMHKGTMMGKPFEGMSLLGYDNAKKVFVSSWIDNMGTGIMTMEGTWDEATKSINFNGKCVDPATGKDMDIRQVFKFVDDNNQLLEMYCTTDGKEMKTMEIKLSRQK, from the coding sequence ATGAAAAAGTTAACATTATCTGTTATGGCCTTGCTGATGCTGGCCGTAACCTGCCAGGTTCAGGCACAGGATGATGCCATGATGAAAGCATGGCAAACCTATATGACACCGGGCGATGCACACAAAATGATGGCTAAGGATAACGGGAAGTGGAATGCAGATGTAACGATGTGGATGGCGCCAGATAGCCCTCCAACCAAAAGCAAAGCCGTTTGCGAAAACAGCATGATTTTTGGCGGCAGATACCAGAAATCAATGCACAAAGGAACCATGATGGGCAAACCTTTTGAAGGCATGAGCCTGTTGGGTTATGACAATGCGAAAAAGGTATTTGTGTCCAGCTGGATAGATAATATGGGCACGGGTATTATGACCATGGAGGGCACTTGGGACGAAGCCACAAAGTCTATCAATTTTAATGGCAAATGTGTAGATCCTGCAACGGGTAAAGACATGGACATCAGACAAGTGTTTAAATTTGTAGATGACAACAACCAATTACTGGAAATGTATTGCACTACAGACGGCAAAGAAATGAAAACCATGGAAATCAAACTTTCCAGACAGAAATAG
- a CDS encoding isopenicillin N synthase family oxygenase, producing the protein MSTPYIPCLDLGSYINGNEDQRKKFSDELGRAFNDSGFVTITNHGVSQELIDKLYRNIQAAFGLSPEQKMKYEKAELAGQRGYTSPGKETAKGAKTADLKEFWQIGQEVTDGDPIKEQYPDNEYLEEIPEFNQVTREIYERLENNGKHLLRAIATYLNLPIDYFDHYVHNGNSILRGIHYFPIENPDALPDDAVRAGAHEDINLITLLIGASADGLEVLTRSDEWLPIKAHHTDIVVNVGDMLQRLTNNKLRSTTHRVVNPPRELMKTSRFSVPFFLHPRSNMDLTSLDSCIDASHPKVYEDMTAGEYLDERLREIGLKK; encoded by the coding sequence ATGTCTACACCTTATATTCCCTGTTTAGATCTGGGTTCATACATTAACGGCAATGAAGACCAACGTAAAAAATTCTCTGACGAATTGGGCAGGGCATTTAACGACTCGGGTTTTGTGACCATTACCAATCATGGCGTTAGTCAGGAGTTGATTGACAAACTGTATCGAAACATTCAAGCTGCATTTGGCCTTTCGCCCGAACAGAAAATGAAATACGAAAAAGCCGAACTGGCCGGTCAGCGTGGCTATACCAGCCCAGGTAAAGAAACTGCAAAAGGGGCTAAGACTGCCGATCTGAAAGAGTTCTGGCAAATTGGTCAGGAAGTAACGGATGGTGATCCGATAAAAGAACAGTATCCTGATAATGAATATCTGGAGGAAATTCCGGAATTTAATCAGGTGACGAGAGAAATTTACGAACGGTTGGAAAACAATGGAAAACATTTGTTGCGGGCCATTGCCACCTACTTGAACCTGCCAATTGATTATTTTGACCATTATGTGCACAATGGAAATTCAATTTTAAGGGGGATTCATTATTTTCCAATCGAAAATCCGGATGCTTTGCCTGATGATGCGGTGCGTGCGGGTGCACATGAAGACATTAACCTGATTACTTTATTGATTGGTGCCAGTGCTGACGGACTGGAGGTGCTGACCAGAAGTGACGAGTGGTTGCCAATTAAGGCGCATCATACTGATATTGTGGTGAATGTAGGAGATATGCTACAGCGTTTGACCAATAACAAATTGAGATCAACAACACATAGGGTGGTCAATCCTCCACGTGAGCTAATGAAGACTTCGAGGTTCTCGGTACCCTTCTTTTTACACCCAAGGAGTAACATGGATTTGACCAGTCTGGATTCCTGCATTGATGCGAGCCATCCTAAAGTGTATGAAGATATGACTGCCGGAGAGTACCTGGATGAAAGGCTGAGAGAGATCGGTCTGAAAAAATAA
- a CDS encoding rhomboid family intramembrane serine protease translates to MNNIHIPPVVKNLLIINVIVFAAIFMFKDNQGNYLLVEKLSVFYFDSPFFKIWQPITYMFMHDPSGFAHIFFNMFALFMFGGVLESRWGAKRFLNFYLITGLGALGLQWAVQAFEVYQIVGTAIPGESLFHIANLTPNQQATLQGIYAGPMLGASGAIFGLLVAFGMLYPNTEMYIMFIPIPIKAKFIIPVYIIFELSMGVAKVQGDSVAHYAHLGGALIGFILVKLWKDRNNDRFYTYYE, encoded by the coding sequence ATGAATAATATCCATATACCTCCCGTAGTAAAGAACTTGCTAATCATCAATGTGATTGTATTTGCAGCCATATTTATGTTTAAAGACAATCAGGGGAATTATTTATTGGTAGAAAAGCTGTCTGTATTTTATTTTGATTCACCATTTTTTAAAATATGGCAGCCCATAACGTATATGTTTATGCACGACCCTTCGGGTTTTGCACATATATTCTTTAACATGTTTGCACTGTTTATGTTTGGTGGAGTGCTGGAGTCGAGATGGGGTGCCAAGCGCTTCCTTAACTTTTATTTAATTACCGGATTAGGGGCTTTGGGGTTGCAATGGGCTGTTCAGGCTTTTGAGGTGTATCAGATTGTGGGAACAGCCATTCCCGGTGAAAGCCTGTTTCATATTGCTAATCTGACTCCAAATCAGCAGGCAACCCTGCAGGGTATATATGCGGGGCCTATGTTGGGTGCTTCGGGTGCAATATTTGGTTTACTTGTGGCATTTGGAATGCTGTACCCCAATACAGAAATGTACATCATGTTTATCCCCATTCCTATAAAAGCTAAATTCATTATTCCTGTATATATTATTTTTGAACTGAGCATGGGAGTGGCCAAGGTGCAGGGCGACTCGGTAGCGCATTATGCACACTTAGGTGGTGCACTCATCGGTTTTATTTTAGTTAAATTGTGGAAAGATAGAAACAACGATAGATTTTATACTTATTATGAATAA
- a CDS encoding SGNH/GDSL hydrolase family protein, translating to MNSTYFYKSALALAILGLVSCKPTIDTVAPTKGTADFTRYIALGNSLTAGFSDGGLYLEGQKNSYPEMIAAQMKAVGGGSFSTPFFPADKFNGSGYLKLTALTNGVPTIVPETSNLAIRGQVGGNNLYTRYTGDIENFGVPGIKLIHANIAGYGTLNNYFERLLTDATVGTTTYMAFATARPWTFFSCWLGNNDILSYASAGAAADAPTPKATFSGAYTAVIAKLVSTGAKGVVATIPDVTTTAYFRTVTLKTLLATINASPGGAGVKDIYIQPGTGAPRAATAEDLFTLSLSSAGVMGKPNGVGIPYGLDPRNPVESKYVLDKAEVVVVNDYIASYNTSIKSVANANNLAVMDAYTMLNEYAGGKSANGIPVSAAFIQGNMFSLDGIHLTPLGYAITANAFIKAINDKYGSSIPSVDITKYRGVKFP from the coding sequence ATGAACTCAACATATTTTTATAAAAGTGCGCTTGCCCTGGCCATACTTGGTCTGGTTTCCTGCAAGCCTACCATCGATACCGTTGCCCCAACAAAGGGAACTGCCGATTTTACCCGTTACATTGCTTTAGGTAATTCATTAACTGCAGGTTTTTCGGATGGTGGTTTATACCTGGAAGGGCAAAAGAACTCCTATCCGGAAATGATTGCAGCACAAATGAAAGCTGTAGGTGGTGGCAGTTTTAGTACACCTTTTTTTCCTGCCGATAAGTTTAACGGTTCAGGTTACCTGAAATTAACTGCATTGACTAACGGTGTACCAACTATTGTTCCGGAAACGTCAAACCTGGCTATTCGTGGACAGGTAGGGGGCAATAATCTGTATACCAGGTATACGGGAGATATTGAAAACTTTGGTGTACCCGGCATTAAGTTAATTCATGCAAATATAGCGGGATATGGAACCTTAAATAATTATTTTGAGCGTTTGTTAACAGATGCAACTGTAGGTACAACCACTTATATGGCTTTTGCCACGGCCAGGCCCTGGACCTTTTTTAGTTGCTGGTTAGGTAACAATGATATCCTAAGTTATGCCAGCGCCGGGGCGGCGGCTGATGCACCTACACCTAAAGCTACTTTTTCAGGAGCTTATACAGCGGTTATTGCCAAGCTGGTTTCTACCGGAGCAAAGGGTGTGGTGGCTACTATTCCTGACGTAACTACAACTGCTTATTTTAGAACAGTTACTTTAAAAACATTACTTGCTACCATTAATGCCAGTCCGGGTGGAGCTGGTGTAAAAGATATCTATATTCAGCCTGGCACGGGTGCTCCAAGAGCTGCAACTGCCGAAGATTTATTTACACTATCTTTAAGTTCTGCCGGCGTAATGGGCAAGCCTAATGGCGTTGGTATTCCTTATGGATTGGATCCTCGTAATCCGGTAGAAAGTAAATATGTGTTGGATAAAGCCGAGGTGGTTGTGGTGAACGATTATATTGCTTCATATAATACCAGTATCAAATCGGTTGCCAATGCCAATAACTTGGCTGTCATGGATGCATATACTATGTTAAACGAATATGCTGGTGGCAAATCGGCTAATGGGATACCAGTTAGTGCTGCATTTATACAAGGCAATATGTTTTCTCTGGATGGTATTCATCTGACCCCATTGGGCTACGCAATTACTGCCAATGCCTTTATCAAAGCAATTAATGATAAATATGGTTCAAGTATTCCATCTGTAGATATAACCAAATACCGAGGTGTTAAGTTCCCTTAA
- a CDS encoding serine hydrolase, translating to MRFISKAFTDTNKYMKKNNLASLLSISLFALFTCSACAQEHQQNEQILTVSNSIASQTVLLNNQQNIIPLLNLDKRTVASVNLGFSNQQVFDSLLNKYTKIGVFSSADYANSATLNDLEDDLKYFNTIIISIPSSGVNDTRNLNFILSVAKSKQVIISLFGEGRALNVLDGLNTPILWTAQSTPLSAAIIPQMIFGGMGVSQKLSSNFSPKYTLGTGFTTNAIRLKYTLPEDAGVNANDLKEIDNIAEEAIRAHATPGLVVLVAKDGKVIFNRAYGNHTYDNQRPDKLSDIFDLASLTKTTATTPTVMRLVEEQKLNLDTNIGAYIPKARTSPMNNIKVREVMLHQAGFIPYIPFHDMIKTGDYSRDSSAAYPTKVADNYYVRKDYFKDVMWPKMLNSPIKTRGQYVYSDISMYVMKEIAERITGIPLDKYVQENFYEPLGMQTAGFLPRNRFQREQIVPTEQDTYFRKTLLQGYVHDQGAALAGGISGHAGLFASANDVAIIYQMLLNKGSYGGQQYFKPETVTTFTAKQSDVSRRGLGFDRWDPDLSKKYPSETASPQTYGHTGYTGTCVWVDPSRGLVYIFLSNRVYPSVTDKLSTLKIRGRIQDVVDRAIDKGVK from the coding sequence ATGCGTTTTATCAGCAAAGCCTTTACCGACACCAACAAATACATGAAAAAAAACAACCTTGCAAGTCTCCTTAGCATCAGCTTATTTGCCCTGTTTACCTGTAGTGCCTGCGCACAGGAGCACCAGCAAAACGAGCAAATACTAACGGTTTCCAATAGTATTGCCAGCCAAACCGTATTGTTAAATAACCAACAAAATATCATTCCGCTATTAAACCTCGATAAAAGAACTGTTGCTTCAGTAAACCTTGGTTTTTCCAATCAACAGGTATTTGACAGCCTGCTGAATAAATACACTAAAATCGGCGTCTTTTCTTCAGCTGATTACGCCAACTCGGCCACGCTGAACGACCTGGAAGATGACCTTAAATATTTCAATACCATCATTATCAGCATTCCTTCATCAGGCGTAAATGATACCCGAAATCTGAATTTCATTTTAAGCGTTGCTAAAAGCAAGCAGGTCATCATCTCCCTATTTGGAGAAGGTAGGGCACTCAACGTGCTCGACGGATTGAACACCCCGATCCTGTGGACGGCACAGAGCACCCCTCTTTCGGCAGCCATCATTCCACAGATGATTTTCGGAGGCATGGGCGTCAGTCAAAAACTAAGCAGCAACTTTTCTCCCAAATATACCCTGGGCACCGGCTTCACCACCAATGCGATCCGCCTAAAATATACCCTTCCTGAAGATGCAGGCGTAAATGCCAACGACCTGAAAGAAATTGACAACATTGCCGAGGAGGCCATTCGTGCACACGCCACTCCCGGCCTTGTGGTCCTGGTAGCCAAAGATGGTAAAGTAATCTTTAACCGGGCCTATGGTAACCACACTTACGACAACCAGCGCCCGGATAAATTGTCCGATATTTTTGACCTGGCCTCTCTAACTAAAACTACAGCCACAACCCCTACCGTTATGCGCCTGGTAGAGGAGCAAAAATTAAATCTCGACACCAATATCGGTGCTTATATCCCCAAAGCCAGAACCTCACCCATGAACAACATCAAGGTAAGGGAAGTGATGTTACATCAGGCGGGCTTCATTCCTTATATCCCCTTTCATGATATGATAAAGACCGGCGATTATAGTCGCGACTCCAGCGCAGCCTACCCTACAAAGGTGGCCGACAACTATTACGTGAGGAAAGATTATTTTAAAGATGTGATGTGGCCAAAAATGCTGAACTCGCCCATAAAAACACGGGGGCAGTATGTATACAGCGACATCAGCATGTACGTCATGAAGGAAATTGCTGAGCGCATTACCGGCATTCCGCTGGATAAATATGTCCAAGAGAACTTTTATGAACCTCTGGGTATGCAAACCGCGGGATTTTTGCCCAGAAACAGATTTCAGAGGGAGCAGATTGTACCTACCGAACAGGATACCTATTTTAGAAAAACCTTATTGCAGGGTTATGTTCACGACCAGGGTGCAGCCCTTGCCGGAGGCATATCTGGTCATGCGGGTTTATTTGCCAGTGCCAACGACGTCGCCATCATTTACCAAATGCTGCTAAACAAAGGCAGCTATGGTGGACAACAGTACTTTAAACCGGAAACCGTAACAACATTTACTGCCAAACAATCTGATGTGAGCAGAAGGGGCCTGGGCTTTGACAGATGGGATCCGGATTTGAGTAAAAAATATCCTTCAGAAACCGCCTCGCCACAGACTTACGGTCACACCGGCTATACCGGCACCTGCGTATGGGTAGATCCTTCAAGGGGACTGGTTTACATATTTCTTTCCAACCGGGTTTATCCTTCGGTAACTGACAAACTGAGTACCTTAAAAATCAGGGGAAGAATTCAGGATGTGGTGGATAGGGCGATTGACAAAGGGGTAAAATAA
- a CDS encoding endonuclease/exonuclease/phosphatase family protein has translation MKRAKPTFLDRLVRLAALAMAISLVLGFLAGRVDPRSFQLIAFFGLAYPYILVLNILMVVWWCVRKRWTFAIGTVVLILFGWKALTNTFGFIGEEGLGPKADSSLIRMMTYNVHSFKPYGEKNIEPVKQQMLSVIERENPDIICFQEYFTRKRGPYDITDSLKKMLNKPYYYFDPTSQNDYEATGLAIFSKYPIKHKGSIPFNEIYRGNGSIFVDIEVGKRILRVYNVHLQSISFDKQDYMYLDQVKQNMDPELYPSKRILVMLRNAFLKRSAQVDVMKAHMKTCETPFLIAGDFNDTPASYAVTQLTKSLKNTFKEQGTGLGKTYNGKFPNFQIDYIATTQDIDVINYRVIEAKLSDHFPVRSDLRLNP, from the coding sequence ATGAAGCGTGCTAAGCCAACATTTTTAGATCGATTGGTTCGCCTGGCCGCGCTGGCAATGGCTATTAGCCTGGTGCTTGGTTTTCTGGCAGGAAGAGTTGATCCAAGAAGTTTTCAGCTGATCGCATTTTTTGGCCTGGCTTATCCTTATATATTGGTGCTCAATATTCTGATGGTTGTGTGGTGGTGCGTTCGAAAACGTTGGACATTTGCAATTGGTACAGTAGTATTGATTTTGTTTGGTTGGAAGGCCCTGACCAATACCTTTGGATTTATTGGTGAGGAAGGACTTGGGCCTAAGGCCGATTCCAGCCTGATCCGTATGATGACCTATAATGTACATAGCTTTAAGCCTTACGGCGAGAAAAATATAGAGCCTGTAAAGCAGCAGATGCTGAGTGTGATAGAACGTGAAAATCCGGATATCATTTGTTTTCAGGAATACTTTACCCGAAAAAGAGGTCCTTATGACATTACCGACAGCTTGAAAAAGATGCTCAATAAGCCTTATTATTATTTTGATCCTACGTCTCAAAATGATTATGAAGCAACAGGACTCGCTATCTTCTCTAAATATCCCATAAAACATAAGGGGAGTATTCCGTTTAATGAAATATACAGAGGCAATGGAAGTATTTTTGTAGACATAGAGGTAGGCAAGCGAATTCTGCGGGTGTATAATGTTCATCTGCAATCTATATCTTTTGATAAGCAGGACTATATGTACCTGGATCAGGTGAAACAGAATATGGATCCCGAACTGTATCCTTCAAAAAGAATATTAGTGATGCTGAGGAATGCTTTTTTGAAGCGCAGTGCGCAGGTGGATGTCATGAAAGCACATATGAAAACCTGTGAGACCCCATTTCTGATTGCAGGTGATTTTAATGACACACCGGCATCTTATGCTGTAACTCAACTCACGAAATCATTAAAAAATACGTTTAAGGAACAAGGAACAGGGCTTGGAAAGACCTATAATGGTAAATTTCCAAATTTCCAGATAGATTATATTGCTACAACTCAGGATATAGATGTGATCAATTATCGTGTTATTGAAGCTAAATTGTCAGACCATTTTCCTGTTCGCAGTGATTTAAGATTAAACCCCTAA
- the msrA gene encoding peptide-methionine (S)-S-oxide reductase MsrA has product MKYLSIMIIVLLSTVNTNAQSKKLQKATFGMGCFWCSEALFQKLNGVTAVRSGYEGGNVANPSYEDVCSGTTGHAEVIEVTYDPTKIKYDELLEVFWKSHDPTTLNRQGADVGTQYRSVIFYHTDEQKQIAEKYKKELNDSKAFGKPVVTAIDKAAPFYVAENYHQDYFNKNSSQPYCRLVILPKMEKLEKLFKAKLKH; this is encoded by the coding sequence ATGAAGTATTTATCAATTATGATTATAGTGCTCTTATCAACCGTCAACACCAACGCGCAATCAAAAAAACTACAGAAAGCCACTTTTGGCATGGGATGCTTCTGGTGTTCGGAAGCCTTGTTTCAAAAGCTGAATGGGGTAACCGCAGTCCGCTCCGGCTATGAAGGTGGTAATGTAGCCAATCCTTCTTATGAAGATGTTTGTAGTGGAACTACCGGACATGCAGAAGTGATTGAAGTAACTTATGACCCAACAAAAATCAAATATGATGAACTTTTGGAGGTGTTCTGGAAAAGTCACGATCCAACCACATTGAACCGCCAGGGCGCTGATGTAGGGACTCAATACCGCTCGGTCATATTTTACCATACCGATGAGCAAAAACAAATTGCCGAAAAATATAAAAAGGAACTCAACGATAGCAAGGCTTTTGGTAAACCTGTGGTTACAGCTATCGATAAGGCAGCTCCGTTTTATGTGGCAGAAAACTATCACCAGGACTATTTCAATAAAAATAGCAGTCAGCCTTACTGCCGGCTGGTCATTTTACCTAAAATGGAAAAGCTGGAGAAATTGTTTAAAGCAAAACTAAAACACTAG
- a CDS encoding rhomboid family intramembrane serine protease, whose protein sequence is MNNNLLKDLKYKVFQSGNPVFLYIGINVLIFVVLTLLNVPFFLSGKGGIAYDNLIREYMGFPASLSKLPFRFYTIITYQFFHAGLWHVLFNMLWLFWLGNIFLDFLKPRQFHFVYLAGGVAGALLYLLAYNIFPVFATALPGATVIGSSAAVMAIIVATATLLPDYSMRLLFFGDVKLKYLALAYIVLDLIGIASQDAGGSFAHLGGAALGFAYIKLLKNGTDWSNIFKRRPKLRVVKNESASRNTKKDPDKVNQEEIDRILDKISKTGYDKLNKQEKETLFKASKN, encoded by the coding sequence ATGAATAATAACCTGTTAAAAGATCTAAAATATAAAGTATTCCAATCTGGCAACCCCGTATTCCTGTATATAGGGATTAATGTCCTTATTTTTGTCGTTTTAACTTTGCTCAATGTTCCTTTCTTTTTATCAGGGAAAGGGGGGATAGCTTATGATAATCTGATAAGGGAGTATATGGGCTTCCCGGCCTCGTTATCAAAATTACCTTTTAGGTTTTACACTATTATTACTTACCAGTTTTTTCATGCCGGTTTATGGCATGTGTTATTTAACATGCTTTGGCTGTTTTGGTTGGGCAATATCTTCCTGGATTTTTTAAAGCCGCGCCAGTTTCATTTTGTTTACCTGGCAGGTGGCGTTGCCGGGGCCCTATTGTATTTGCTGGCTTATAACATATTTCCTGTTTTTGCTACGGCCTTGCCCGGGGCTACTGTAATAGGTTCATCGGCGGCTGTAATGGCCATTATTGTGGCAACCGCTACCTTGCTGCCAGATTATAGCATGCGTCTGTTATTTTTTGGAGATGTGAAACTGAAATACCTGGCACTAGCCTATATTGTTCTGGATCTGATTGGTATTGCCTCTCAGGATGCCGGCGGTAGTTTTGCACATTTAGGGGGCGCTGCATTGGGTTTTGCTTACATTAAGCTGTTAAAAAATGGTACCGACTGGAGCAATATATTTAAACGCCGTCCTAAATTAAGGGTAGTAAAGAATGAATCTGCCAGTAGAAATACCAAAAAAGACCCGGATAAGGTAAATCAGGAAGAGATTGATCGTATACTGGATAAAATTTCTAAAACAGGTTACGACAAGCTCAATAAACAGGAAAAGGAAACTTTATTTAAGGCCAGCAAAAATTAA
- the mutL gene encoding DNA mismatch repair endonuclease MutL, producing the protein MSDIIQLLPDSIANQIAAGEVVQRPASAVKELLENAIDAGANKIQLIVKDAGKALIQVIDNGSGMSVTDARMCFERHATSKVRKAEDLFAIRTMGFRGEAMASIAAIAQVEMKTRKHDEEVGTVIEIEGSVFQKQEPVATSPGTSISIKNLFYNTPARRNFLKSNPAEMRHIIDEFQRVSLAHPAIAFTLHHDGVEIYRLPSSVLKQRIVHLFGNNYNERLIPVEEETSIINLKGYIGKPEYAKKTRGEQFFFVNNRFIKDGYLNHAVNKAYEELLPDDHFPLYVLFIDIDPANIDVNVHPTKTEIKYLDEKSIYAIMHSAVKRSLGRFNISPTIDFDQETGFSSMITHKAPEEIVPPSISFNPDFNPFAADKPTTSREAAYASFPKSYGGGNAGISPSTKNWGSLYEIANHAPAEQSTLDLPADEAEHQFSPVQKQLMQLHNRYIISQIKSGLMLIDQQAAHERILYERFTLHLEDRKGASQQSLFPQTVTLSPNDYELAKSLLEDIKSLGFEVREFGKNTLVIEGIPVDLGGGNVNETQLFEHLIEGFKNSQQELKLDKRDALARSMARNSAIKNGTTLSQEEMNTLIEQLFACKTPNFSIGGKPVIQTIGLAELDKKFDK; encoded by the coding sequence ATGTCAGATATTATACAGCTTTTACCCGATAGTATAGCCAATCAGATTGCTGCAGGCGAAGTGGTACAGCGTCCTGCTTCGGCAGTAAAAGAGCTTCTGGAAAATGCAATTGATGCAGGAGCAAACAAAATACAATTGATTGTTAAGGATGCCGGAAAAGCACTGATACAAGTGATAGACAATGGGAGTGGGATGAGCGTGACGGATGCCAGAATGTGTTTTGAGCGCCATGCTACCTCCAAAGTGCGAAAAGCGGAAGACCTGTTTGCCATCCGTACCATGGGCTTTAGAGGGGAAGCTATGGCTTCTATTGCAGCTATTGCACAGGTGGAAATGAAAACCCGAAAACACGATGAAGAGGTAGGTACGGTTATAGAAATTGAAGGTTCCGTTTTTCAGAAACAGGAGCCTGTGGCAACCTCACCGGGGACTAGTATCAGCATCAAAAATCTTTTTTACAATACTCCCGCCCGACGTAACTTCCTGAAAAGTAATCCGGCCGAGATGCGCCATATTATTGATGAGTTTCAAAGAGTGTCACTGGCTCATCCGGCAATTGCTTTTACCTTGCATCATGATGGAGTTGAAATTTACAGGCTGCCATCTTCCGTGCTGAAACAGCGCATTGTTCATTTGTTTGGAAACAATTATAACGAACGATTGATCCCGGTAGAAGAGGAAACCAGCATCATCAATTTAAAGGGGTATATTGGTAAACCTGAATACGCCAAAAAAACAAGGGGTGAGCAGTTCTTTTTTGTCAACAACCGCTTTATTAAAGACGGTTATCTGAATCATGCAGTGAACAAGGCCTATGAGGAGTTGTTGCCTGATGATCATTTTCCGCTGTATGTACTTTTTATAGATATTGATCCGGCAAATATCGATGTCAATGTGCATCCTACCAAGACGGAGATCAAATACCTGGACGAGAAGTCTATTTATGCCATTATGCATTCTGCAGTGAAAAGGTCTTTGGGTAGGTTCAATATTAGCCCGACTATCGATTTTGATCAGGAGACGGGTTTTAGCAGCATGATTACACATAAGGCACCAGAGGAGATTGTGCCGCCAAGCATTAGCTTTAATCCGGATTTTAACCCGTTTGCTGCCGATAAGCCAACAACTTCCAGAGAAGCTGCTTATGCGAGTTTCCCTAAAAGTTACGGTGGTGGTAACGCAGGTATATCGCCAAGTACAAAAAACTGGGGCTCATTATATGAGATCGCCAATCATGCGCCTGCAGAACAATCTACACTTGACCTGCCTGCCGATGAGGCAGAACACCAGTTTAGTCCGGTTCAAAAGCAGCTAATGCAATTGCATAACCGGTACATCATTTCGCAGATTAAATCGGGATTGATGCTGATTGATCAACAGGCAGCCCACGAGCGGATATTGTACGAGCGTTTTACCCTTCACCTGGAGGACAGAAAGGGGGCTTCTCAGCAAAGTTTGTTTCCGCAAACAGTTACTTTAAGTCCCAACGACTACGAATTGGCCAAAAGTTTACTGGAAGACATAAAAAGTTTGGGCTTCGAAGTAAGAGAATTCGGTAAAAATACGTTAGTGATTGAAGGTATCCCTGTTGACCTGGGAGGTGGAAATGTGAACGAGACACAATTGTTTGAGCACCTGATAGAGGGTTTTAAAAACTCGCAGCAGGAACTGAAGCTGGATAAAAGAGACGCTTTGGCAAGAAGTATGGCCAGAAACAGTGCCATTAAAAATGGCACGACATTGAGCCAGGAAGAAATGAACACGTTGATTGAACAGCTTTTTGCCTGCAAAACACCTAACTTTAGTATCGGCGGAAAGCCGGTTATTCAGACCATTGGCTTAGCTGAACTTGATAAAAAATTTGATAAATAG
- a CDS encoding copper resistance protein NlpE produces the protein MKKQFIIFTAASLLIWSCNSDTKQKTLTDSNAVSDGIDTTAVDRVPGADMHNAQNSLDWNGTYKGVTPCADCEGIETEVTLNNDMTFILKTKYKGKSNKSFEETGTFKWDNKGTNVTLEGLKDRPTQFFVGENTLTQLDMDGHKITGDLADKYVLKK, from the coding sequence GTGAAAAAACAATTCATCATTTTTACCGCAGCTTCGTTATTGATCTGGAGCTGCAATTCGGACACTAAACAGAAAACATTAACCGACAGCAATGCGGTTAGCGATGGTATTGACACAACCGCCGTCGACCGCGTACCTGGTGCGGACATGCACAATGCGCAAAATTCATTGGATTGGAATGGCACCTATAAAGGAGTAACCCCTTGTGCAGATTGCGAAGGCATAGAAACCGAAGTAACCCTGAATAACGACATGACTTTTATCCTGAAAACAAAATACAAAGGGAAAAGCAATAAGTCTTTTGAGGAAACCGGGACTTTTAAATGGGACAACAAGGGCACCAACGTCACCCTTGAAGGCCTCAAAGACCGTCCAACACAGTTTTTTGTTGGCGAAAATACCTTAACCCAGTTGGATATGGATGGCCATAAAATTACCGGTGATCTGGCAGATAAGTATGTACTGAAAAAATAA